In Camelina sativa cultivar DH55 chromosome 16, Cs, whole genome shotgun sequence, a single window of DNA contains:
- the LOC104752495 gene encoding glycosyltransferase family protein 64 C3: protein MGVKSVWFAFYYIWFMFVLVFVTDLVFCRTLSLDPDPCDSMNQREFEKLRSDQLTVLINGYSESRIPLLQTIVASYSAASVVSSILVLWGNPNTPDQVLDQLYHNMTQYSPGTASISLIQQSSSSLNARFLPRSSVDTRAVLVCDDDVEVDRRSLEFAFSVWKSNPDRLVGTFVRSHGFDLQGKEWIYTVHPDKYSILLTKFMLMKQDYLFEYSCKGGVEMKEMRMIVDQMRNCEDILMNFVAADMLRAGPIMVGAERVRDWGDARNEQEEEQVDEGVRDVGLSSRRVEHRKRRGKCIREFHRVMGKMPLMYSYGKVVNSVGEQGLCRKAGNLVFCDRG from the coding sequence ATGGGAGTGAAATCGGTGTGGTTTGCTTTCTACTATATCTGGTTCATGTTCGTTCTAGTCTTTGTTACGGACCTCGTGTTTTGCCGTACGTTATCACTTGATCCGGATCCGTGTGACTCGATGAATCAGAGAGAATTTGAGAAACTCAGATCGGATCAGCTAACCGTTCTAATCAACGGTTACTCAGAATCTCGGATTCCTCTTCTGCAAACCATCGTGGCCTCGTATTCAGCAGCCTCAGTCGTATCATCCATCTTAGTCCTATGGGGTAACCCTAACACACCTGACCAGGTTCTTGACCAGTTATACCACAACATGACTCAGTATTCGCCTGGTACTGCTTCCATCTCTCTGATTCAGCAATCTTCGAGCAGCCTCAACGCCAGATTCCTCCCTCGTTCCTCTGTAGACACTCGTGCTGTTCTGGTATGTGATGATGACGTCGAGGTTGACCGGAGATCGCTGGAATTCGCATTTTCCGTGTGGAAGTCTAATCCTGATCGTCTCGTTGGAACGTTTGTGCGGTCACACGGTTTCGATTTGCAGGGGAAAGAGTGGATATACACTGTTCATCCTGATAAGTACTCCATCTTGCTGACCAAGTTTATGTTGATGAAACAAGATTATCTCTTCGAGTATAGCTGCAAAGGAGGTGTGGAGATGAAGGAGATGAGGATGATTGTGGACCAAATGCGTAACTGCGAGGATATACTGATGAATTTTGTTGCTGCGGACATGTTAAGAGCAGGGCCGATCATGGTTGGAGCTGAGAGAGTTAGGGATTGGGGAGATGCGCGCaacgaacaagaagaagaacaagtggATGAGGGAGTGAGAGATGTGGGACTGAGCAGTAGAAGAGTGGAACATaggaagagaagaggaaagTGCATTAGGGAGTTTCATAGAGTTATGGGGAAGATGCCGTTAATGTATAGCTATGGTAAGGTTGTGAACTCTGTTGGGGAACAAGGGCTGTGTCGTAAAGCAGGAAATCTTGTGTTTTGTGACCGAGGTTGA
- the LOC104752497 gene encoding pentatricopeptide repeat-containing protein At1g80270, mitochondrial-like isoform X1, translated as MFALSKVLRRSQRLRLGASSSAVYSKDILQSGGGGERTFFTLQPSSVVISCNREAAALPRFDEISSFSQRALSSSAGTKSDQEEDYDDLEDCFSELGSSKSGQDSSSSDDDEVAPEGKLSADEDDSEEELELDLTETEDSKKTVEYKPSELFKTIVSAPGLAIGSALDKWVEAGNDITRVEVAKAMLQLRKRRMFGRALQMLEWLEANKKIEMNERDYASRLDLTVKIRGLENGEAYLHKIPKSFQGEVIYRTLLANTVAACNVKKSELVFNKMKDLGFPLSSFTCDQMLLLYKRVDRKKIADVLLLMEKENVKPSLLTYKILIDVKGATNDISGMEQILETMKDEGVELDFHTQAIIARHYSGAGLKDKAEKVLKEMEGESLEANRRAFKDLLSIYATLRREDEVERIWKICEKKPRFEESLAAIHAFGKLNKVKEAEAIFEKILKMDRRASSNTYSVLLRVYVDHKMLSEGKDLVKRMAESGCRIEAATWDALIKLYVEAGEVEKADSLLIKASKQSHTKLMMNSFMYIMDEYSRRGDVHNTEKIFQRMREAGYTSRLRQFQALMQAYIKAKAPAYGMRDRMKADNIFPNKSMAAQLAQGDPFKKTAISDILD; from the exons atGTTCGCTCTTTCCAAGGTTTTGCGGAG aAGTCAGAGACTCCGTttgggagcttcttcttctgctgtgTATTCTAAAGATATACTCCaatccggaggaggaggagaaaggaCCTTCTTCACTCTTCAACCCTCTTCTGTTGTTATTTCTTGTAACCGTGAAGCAGCAGCTCTGCCAAGATTTGACGAGATCTCCTCTTTCAGCCAACGTGCTCTTTCCTCCAGTGCTGGCACTAAAAGTGATCAAGAAGAGGATTACGACGACCTCGAAGACTGCTTCTCTGAACTCGGAAGTTCTAAATCAGGCCAAGATTCAAGTAGTAGCGATGACGATGAGGTGGCTCCTGAGGGAAAGCTCTCCGCTGATGAAGATGacagtgaagaagaacttgaactTGACCTCACTGAAACTGAGGATAGTAAAAAGACAGTAGAATATAAACCATCTGAACTTTTTAAGACCATTGTCTCCGCACCAGGTCTCGCTATTGGTAGTGCACTTGACAAATGGGTTGAAGCTGGCAATGATATCACCCGTGTTGAGGTTGCTAAAGCTATGCTTCAGCTGCGCAAACGTCGCATGTTTGGTAGAGCTTtacag ATGTTAGAGTGGTTGGAAGCGaataagaaaattgaaatgaaTGAGAGAGATTATGCTTCTCGGTTAGATCTTACAGTTAAGATCCGTGGCTTAGAAAACGGGGAAGCTTACTTGCACAAGATCCCAAAATCTTTCCAAGGGGAAGTGATTTACCGTACCCTATTGGCCAATACTGTCGCTGCTTGCAATGTGAAGAAATCTGAACTTGTCTTCAACAAAATGAAGGACTTGGGTTTCCCTCTCTCTTCATTTACTTGTGATCAGATGCTTCTCCTCTACAAGAGGGTCGACAGGAAGAAAATTGCTGATGTTCTATTGCTCATGGAGAAAGAAAACGTCAAGCCGAGTCTTCTCACATACAAAATCCTCATTGACGTCAAGGGTGCAACAAATGACATTAGTGGGATGGAGCAAATCCTTGAGACAATGAAAGATGAAGGTGTTGAACTGGACTTCCATACACAAGCTATCATTGCTAGACACTATTCGGGAGCTGGGCTTAAAGACAAGGCCGAGAAAGTCTTGAAAGAGATGGAAGGTGAAAGCTTAGAGGCAAATCGTCGTGCATTCAAAGATTTGCTCTCCATTTATGCCACTCTTAGGAGAGAAGATGAAGTGGAGAGGATTTGGAAGATCTGTGAGAAAAAGCCCCGGTTTGAGGAATCCCTTGCTGCCATCCACGCTTTTGGAAAGCTCAATAAAGTAAAAGAGGCAGAGGCcatttttgagaagattttgaAGATGGACAGGAGAGCTTCGTCTAATACTTACTCCGTTCTCTTGAGGGTTTACGTAGATCACAAGATGCTCTCAGAGGGTAAGGATCTGGTGAAACGAATGGCTGAGAGCGGTTGCAGGATTGAGGCAGCGACATGGGATGCTCTCATCAAGCTTTATGTGGAAGCTGGGGAAGTTGAAAAGGCTGATTCTTTGCTGATCAAGGCATCGAAACAGAGCCATACAAAACTGATGATGAACTCTTTCATGTATATCATGGACGAGTACTCAAGACGAGGAGATGTTCATAACACAGAGAAAATATTCCAAAGAATGAGGGAAGCTGGGTATACATCTCGGCTTAGGCAGTTCCAAGCCCTCATGCAGGCTTACATAAAAGCTAAAGCCCCTGCATATGGAATGCGAGATAGAATGAAGGCGGATAATATCTTTCCAAACAAATCCATGGCAGCACAGTTGGCTCAAGGTGATCCATTTAAGAAGACAGCTATCTCTGATATTCTGGATTGA
- the LOC104752498 gene encoding uncharacterized protein LOC104752498, translating into MEELSQILKTNSTDDLTWFCSLSESELDLLISLKKLAIQRAKICGHQELADSFDLKLLRALGLVVMEYVRKRVRDDTSLAPSVVHQLRLLDDCNLLKTHVSDTIDIEEILTGICKINSKRKAPKRRR; encoded by the exons ATGGAGGAATTAAGccaaatcctcaagaccaatAGCACCGATGATCTCACTTGGTTCTGCTCTCTCTCAGAATCTGAGCTG gATTTGCTCATCAGCTTAAAGAAGCTAGCCATTCAGCGCGCCAAAATATGTGGTCATCAAGAACTAGCTGACAGTTTTGATCTTAAGCTGCTCCGAGCTCTAG GGCTTGTGGTAATGGAGTATGTAAGAAAAAGGGTACGAGATGACACTTCTCTTGCCCCAAGTGTTGTTCATCAACTCAGGCTTTTGGATGATTGTAATCTGTTGAAAACGCATGTTAGTGATACTATAGACATTGAGGAGATTCTGACTGGAATCTGcaaaatcaattcaaaaagGAAAGCGCCGAAAAG gAGGCGCTAG
- the LOC104752492 gene encoding probable 2-oxoglutarate-dependent dioxygenase AOP1, translated as MGSHEEEQCLPILDFSRDKLVPGTSHWITTRDKVRRAMEEQGWFVAEFNGVTSDIREDLLTGMKEMYDLPYEIKIKNENHKVSHGYMTMVVEDYRIHESLGIDYATEHQACKDFSKLLWPQGNDPFSETTHKYATAVAELEQRVMRMLYESYGMDEKKHSASHSESTRYLLRMLSYRRQRNGEANTGFVSHTDKSFMSILHQNHVGGLHLKTMTDQWVRFKPSPTRFVVLSGMGLTAWSNDRIKPCYHKVVMSADEIRYSLGVFSFHKGTIRTPEELVDEEHPLRYNPFEHDGLLRFYESYLNSLKKSSEDLLQVYCGVNP; from the exons ATGGGATCACATGAGGAGGAGCAATGCTTACCTATCCTCGACTTCTCCCGCGATAAGCTAGTGCCAGGCACGAGTCACTGGATCACGACCAGGGACAAAGTCAGAAGAGCAATGGAGGAGCAAGGTTGGTTTGTGGCAGAGTTCAATGGGGTCACATCAGATATAAGGGAGGACTTGCTCACCGGGATGAAGGAGATGTATGATCTGCCGTACGAAATCAAGATCAAGAACGAGAACCACAAGGTCTCACACGGGTACATGACTATGGTGGTTGAGGATTACCGGATCCACGAGAGCTTGGGGATAGATTATGCAACTGAGCACCAAGCTTGCAAAGACTTCTCTAAACTACTCTGGCCACAAGGAAACGATCCCTTCag TGAAACAACACATAAGTACGCAACAGCAGTAGCGGAGCTAGAGCAGAGGGTGATGAGAATGTTGTACGAGAGCTATGGAATGGACGAGAAGAAGCACTCGGCGAGTCATTCGGAGTCAACTCGATACCTGTTGAGGATGCTGAGTTACCGGAGACAGCGAAACGGTGAAGCAAACACGGGTTTTGTATCACATACTGATAAGAGTTTCATGAGTATCCTCCACCAGAACCACGTCGGAGGTCTCCATTTAAAAACCATGACCGATCAATGGGTCCGGTTTAAACCCTCGCCGACAAGATTCGTCGTTCTCTCCGGCATGGGTCTGACG GCGTGGAGTAACGATAGGATAAAGCCATGTTACCACAAGGTAGTGATGAGCGCAGATGAGATTCGTTACTCTTTAGGGGTTTTCTCCTTCCACAAAGGCACGATTCGTACGCCGGAGGAGCTCGTCGACGAAGAACATCCCCTCCGGTACAACCCTTTCGAGCACGACGGCCTCCTCCGTTTCTACGAGTCGTACCTCAATTCCCTCAAGAAATCAAGCGAAGATCTCCTTCAAGTCTACTGCGGCGTCAACCCCTGA
- the LOC104752494 gene encoding ADP,ATP carrier protein 1, chloroplastic, giving the protein MEAAIQTRGLLSLPTKPIGVRSLLQPSHGLKQRLFAAKPRNLPGLSLSFHGHKKFHTFEPTLHGISISHKERSTEFICKAEAAAAGEGDSAAASPKIFGVEVTTLKKIIPLGLMFFCILFNYTILRDTKDVLVVTAKGSSAEIIPFLKTWVNLPMAIGFMLLYTKLSNVLSKKALFYTVIIPFIVYFGAFGFVMYPLSNYIHPEALADKLLATLGPRFMGPLAILRIWSFCLFYVMAELWGSVVISVLFWGFANQITTVDEAKKFYPLFGLGANVALIFSGRTVKYFSNLRKNLGPGVDGWAVSLKAMMSIVVGMGLAICFLYWWVNRYVPLPTRSKKKKDKPKMGTMESLKFLVSSPYIRDLATLVVAYGISINLVEVTWKSKLKAQFPSPNEYSAFMGDFSTCTGIATFTMMLLSQYVFDKYGWGVAAKITPTVLLLTGVAFFSLILFGGPFAPLVAKLGMTPLLAAVYVGALQNIFSKSAKYSLFDPCKEMAYIPLDEDTKVKGKAAIDVVCNPLGKSGGALIQQFMILSFGSLANSTPYLGMILLVIVTAWLAAAKSLEGQFNSLRSEEELEKEMERASSVKIPVVSQDESENGSLGESPSSSPEESAPTNNM; this is encoded by the exons atggAGGCTGCGATACAAACCAGAGGTCTTCTCTCCTTACCCACCAAACCCATCGGAGTGAGAAGCCTTCTCCAGCCTTCCCATGGGTTAAAGCAGAGACTTTTCGCCGCCAAGCCAAGAAACCTACCTGGGTTGTCTCTATCTTTTCACGGGCACAAGAAATTTCATACCTTTGAGCCAACCCTTCACGGGATTTCGATTTCCCACAAAGAGAGAAGCACCGAGTTCATATGCAAGGCGGAGGCCGCGGCCGCCGGCGAAGGCGATTCCGCTGCAGCGTCGCCGAAGATCTTCGGTGTGGAGGTTACGACCTTGAAAAAGATTATACCTTTAGGGTTGATGTTCTTTTGTATTCTGTTCAATTACACAATTTTAAGGGACACAAAGGACGTCTTGGTGGTGACGGCGAAAGGGAGTTCTGCTGAGATTATACCTTTCTTGAAGACGTGGGTGAATCTTCCTATGGCCATTGGGTTTATGCTCCTCTACACCAAACTCTCCAATGTACTCTCCAAGAAGGCTCTGTTTTACACCGTTATTATTCCTTTCATCGTCTACTTTGGGGCCTTTGGTTTCGTTATGTACCCTCTCAGCAACTATATTCACCCGGAAGCTCTCGCAGATAAGCTTCTTGCAACTCTCGGCCCACGATTCATGGGCCCTCTTGCCATCTTGCGGATTTGGAGtttctgtttgttttatgtCATGGCTGAGCTTTGGGGCAGTGTGGTCATCTCAGTTCTCTTCTGGGGCTTTGCTAATCAG ATCACAACAGTGGATGAAGCCAAGAAGTTTTACCCTTTGTTCGGACTTGGAGCCAATGTTGCGCTGATTTTCTCAGGAAGAACCGTGAAATACTTCTCTAACTTGAGAAAGAATCTTGGTCCTGGAGTTGACGGCTGGGCTGTTTCGTTGAAAGCCATGATGAGCATTGTGGTGGGAATGGGACTCGCCATCTGTTTCCTCTATTGGTGGGTCAATAGATACGTTCCTCTTCCAACCCgtagcaagaagaagaag GACAAACCAAAGATGGGAACGATGGAAAGCTTGAAGTTCTTGGTGTCATCTCCATACATTAGGGATCTTGCAACTTTAGTGGTGGCATATGGTATTAGTATCAACCTTGTGGAAGTCACATGGAAATCAAAGCTTAAAGCTCAG TTCCCTAGCCCGAACGAGTACTCAGCATTTATGGGAGACTTCTCAACCTGCACGGGTATTGCAACATTCACAATGATGCTTCTCAGCCAATACGTATTTGATAAGTATGGTTGGGGAGTAGCTGCAAAGATCACCCCAACTGTTCTGCTATTGACCGGTGTTGCGTTCTTCTCTCTGATATTGTTTGGCGGCCCATTCGCACCACTTGTTGCCAAGCTTGGTATGACACCACTACTCGCAGCTGTGTATGTTGGTGCCCTTCAGAATATCTTCAGCAAGAGTGCCAAGTACAGCTTGTTTGATCCTTGCAAAGAAATGGCCTATATCCCATTGGATGAGGACACCAag GTTAAAGGGAAAGCTGCAATTGACGTGGTCTGCAACCCTTTAGGAAAATCTGGAGGAGCCTTAATCCAGCAGTTCATGATCTTATCCTTTGGATCACTAGCGAATTCAACGCCATATCTAGGAATGATCTTGTTGGTTATAGTGACTGCATGGTTAGCTGCGGCTAAGTCGCTGGAGGGACAGTTCAACAGCTTGCGGTCAGAAGAAGAGCTTGAGAAGGAAATGGAGAGAGCTTCATCAGTGAAGATCCCTGTTGTGTCTCAAGACGAAAGCGAGAATGGTTCCCTAGGAGAATCTCCAAGCAGTTCGCCAGAGGAGTCAGCTCCAACCAACAACATGTAG
- the LOC104752497 gene encoding pentatricopeptide repeat-containing protein At1g80270, mitochondrial-like isoform X2 — MFALSKVLRRSQRLRLGASSSAVYSKDILQSGGGGERTFFTLQPSSVVISCNREAAALPRFDEISSFSQRALSSSAGTKSDQEEDYDDLEDCFSELGSSKSGQDSSSSDDDEVAPEGKLSADEDDSEEELELDLTETEDSKKTVEYKPSELFKTIVSAPGLAIGSALDKWVEAGNDITRVEVAKAMLQLRKRRMFGRALQMLEWLEANKKIEMNERDYASRLDLTVKIRGLENGEAYLHKIPKSFQGEVIYRTLLANTVAACNVKKSELVFNKMKDLGFPLSSFTCDQMLLLYKRVDRKKIADVLLLMEKENVKPSLLTYKILIDVKGATNDISGMEQILETMKDEGVELDFHTQAIIARHYSGAGLKDKAEKVLKEMEGESLEANRRAFKDLLSIYATLRREDEVERIWKICEKKPRFEESLAAIHAFGKLNKVKEAEAIFEKILKMDRRASSNTYSVLLRVYVDHKMLSEGKDLVKRMAESGCRIEAATWDALIKLYVEAGEVEKADSLLIKASKQSHTKLMMNSFMYIMDEYSRRGDVHNTEKIFQRMREAGYTSRLRQFQALMQAYIKAKAPAYGMRDRMKADNIFPNKSMAAQLAQGDPFKKTAISDILD; from the exons atGTTCGCTCTTTCCAAGGTTTTGCGGAG aAGTCAGAGACTCCGTttgggagcttcttcttctgctgtgTATTCTAAAGATATACTCCaatccggaggaggaggagaaaggaCCTTCTTCACTCTTCAACCCTCTTCTGTTGTTATTTCTTGTAACCGTGAAGCAGCAGCTCTGCCAAGATTTGACGAGATCTCCTCTTTCAGCCAACGTGCTCTTTCCTCCAGTGCTGGCACTAAAAGTGATCAAGAAGAGGATTACGACGACCTCGAAGACTGCTTCTCTGAACTCGGAAGTTCTAAATCAGGCCAAGATTCAAGTAGTAGCGATGACGATGAGGTGGCTCCTGAGGGAAAGCTCTCCGCTGATGAAGATGacagtgaagaagaacttgaactTGACCTCACTGAAACTGAGGATAGTAAAAAGACAGTAGAATATAAACCATCTGAACTTTTTAAGACCATTGTCTCCGCACCAGGTCTCGCTATTGGTAGTGCACTTGACAAATGGGTTGAAGCTGGCAATGATATCACCCGTGTTGAGGTTGCTAAAGCTATGCTTCAGCTGCGCAAACGTCGCATGTTTGGTAGAGCTTtacag ATGTTAGAGTGGTTGGAAGCGaataagaaaattgaaatgaaTGAGAGAGATTATGCTTCTCGGTTAGATCTTACAGTTAAGATCCGTGGCTTAGAAAACGGGGAAGCTTACTTGCACAAGATCCCAAAATCTTTCCAAGGGGAAGTGATTTACCGTACCCTATTGGCCAATACTGTCGCTGCTTGCAATGTGAAGAAATCTGAACTTGTCTTCAACAAAATGAAGGACTTGGGTTTCCCTCTCTCTTCATTTACTTGTGATCAGATGCTTCTCCTCTACAAGAGGGTCGACAGGAAGAAAATTGCTGATGTTCTATTGCTCATGGAGAAAGAAAACGTCAAGCCGAGTCTTCTCACATACAAAATCCTCATTGACGTCAAGGGTGCAACAAATGACATTAGTGGGATGGAGCAAATCCTTGAGACAATGAAAGATGAAGGTGTTGAACTGGACTTCCATACACAAGCTATCATTGCTAGACACTATTCGGGAGCTGGGCTTAAAGACAAGGCCGAGAAAGTCTTGAAAGAGATGGAAGGTGAAAGCTTAGAGGCAAATCGTCGTGCATTCAAAGATTTGCTCTCCATTTATGCCACTCTTAGGAGAGAAGATGAAGTGGAGAGGATTTGGAAGATCTGTGAGAAAAAGCCCCGGTTTGAGGAATCCCTTGCTGCCATCCACGCTTTTGGAAAGCTCAATAAAGTAAAAGAGGCAGAGGCcatttttgagaagattttgaAGATGGACAGGAGAGCTTCGTCTAATACTTACTCCGTTCTCTTGAGGGTTTACGTAGATCACAAGATGCTCTCAGAGGGTAAGGATCTGGTGAAACGAATGGCTGAGAGCGGTTGCAGGATTGAGGCAGCGACATGGGATGCTCTCATCAAGCTTTATGTGGAAGCTGGGGAAGTTGAAAAGGCTGATTCTTTGCTGATCAAGGCATCGAAACAGAGCCATACAAAACTGATGATGAACTCTTTCATGTATATCATGGACGAGTACTCAAGACGAGGAGATGTTCATAACACAGAGAAA ATATTCCAAAGAATGAGGGAAGCTGGGTATACATCTCGGCTTAGGCAGTTCCAAGCCCTCATGCAGGCTTACATAAAAGCCAAAGCCCCTGCATATGGAATGCGAGATAGAATGAAGGCGGATAATATCTTTCCAAACAAATCCATGGCAGCACAGTTGGCTCAAGGTGATCCATTTAAGAAGACAGCTATCTCTGATATTCTGGATTGA
- the LOC104752496 gene encoding uncharacterized protein LOC104752496 codes for MGKGWFMVDKARRCLRTLFFMVAMLVSLLVSSLPVLVAIGDVLVPTFLLSSFTCLTCYGFKEHLTRYAFKSSLTDIPLVSLVRSFFVICVYSLSDAPAVSHGPYLGTVSMCSVVSIILLSVKACVFTANSQLIAEASSSSPSRQRLHLKKSWGMPVLFLSSLVFALGHMVVSYRTSCRARRKLLYHRVDPESVLSCKSVLSGGYHKVPRSPIPLVGKASILDGRKLPSSASHDEGELPVRLLADLESLFINVRGLTLHYKICTPGSPPQYSMSSTLSLETNSMLNVPEEMAGRLKLDRSLLSMVTRNKLNHHHHHRSYSSLFNISSSLHDPLLDHASPLLFKDIQEDGCREDDMNVSSFGATKQQNADGSGQFGVVFVHGFGGGVFSWRHVMGSLSHQLGCVVTAFDRPGWGLTVRTHKKDLEAREMPNPYTLENQVDMLLAFCQEMGFASVVLVGHDDGGLLALKAAQRLVESKDSIKVKGVILLNVSLTREVVPAFARILLHTSLGKKHLVRPLLRTEIAQVVNRRAWYDPSKMTTDVLRLYKAPLHVEGWDEALHEIGRLSSEMVLPTQNALSLLKAVENLPVLVVAGAEDALKPSQVMASKLVNSRLVAISGCGHLPHEECPKALLAAMSPFISRLVPSGVSD; via the exons ATGGGGAAAGGTTGGTTTATGGTAGATAAAGCGAGAAGATGCTTAAGGACGCTCTTCTTCATGGTTGCCATGTTggtttctcttttggtttcgtCCTTGCCTGTGCTTGTAGCCATCGGCGACGTCTTGGTTCCCACCTTTTTGCTTTCGAGCTTCACCTGTTTGACCTGCTACGGCTTTAAGGAGCATCTTACTCGATACGCCTTCAAGAGCTCTTTGACTGATATCCCTCTCGTCTCCCTCGTCAGATCtttctttgtcattt GTGTTTACTCTCTCTCTGATGCTCCTGCGGTGTCGCACGGTCCTTACCTTGGAACTGTATCCATGTGTTCTGTTGTTTCAATTATCCTTCTTTCAGTTAAAGCTTGCGTTTTCACTGCTAATTCTCAACTTATTGCGGAAGCCTCGTCGTCATCTCCGTCAAGGCAACGACTCCATCTCAAGAAGTCTTGGGGGATGCCTGTTTTGTTCCTTTCATCTCTGGTTTTTGCTCTTGGTCATATGGTTGTTTCTTACAGAACAAGTTGCAGAGCTAGGAGGAAACTCTTGTATCACAGAGTTGACCCTGAATCT GTTCTTTCGTGCAAAAGTGTCCTATCTGGGGGTTACCATAAAGTCCCACGTTCTCCCATTCCTTTGGTAGGAAAGGCATCGATCTTGGATGGTCGAAAGTTGCCTTCTTCAGCATCCCATGATGAAGGAGAGCTCCCTGTCAGATTGCTTGCTGATCTTGAAAGCCTATTCATTAATGTCAGAGGGCTCACTCTGCATTACAAGATTTGCACACCTGGTTCTCCTCCGCAGTACTCCATGTCCTCAACTCTTTCTCTTGAAACCAATTCTATGCTCAATGTACCAGAGGAAATGGCGGGACGGTTGAAGCTTGACAGGAGTTTATTGAGCATGGTCACAAGAAACAAGCTcaatcatcaccaccaccatagGAGTTATAGCAGTCTGTTCAACATTTCCTCTTCCTTGCACGACCCTCTGTTAGATCAtgcttctcctcttcttttcaAAGATATTCAGGAAGATGGGTGTCGAGAGGATGACATGAATGTGTCCAGTTTTGGTGCCACGAAACAGCAAAATGCGGATGGAAGCGGTCAATTTGGTGTTGTGTTTGTCCATGGATTTGGCGGAGGAGTGTTTTCTTGGAGACATGTGATGGGTTCTCTCTCCCATCAGCTTGGATGTGTTGTCACTGCATTTGACAGGCCTGGATGGGGATTAACAGTCAGAACACATAAAAAGGATTTGGAAGCTAGAGAGATGCCAAACCCTTACACTCTGGAAAATCAG GTAGATATGCTTCTTGCTTTTTGCCAAGAAATGGGATTTGCTTCTGTAGTCTTGGTTGGCCATGATGATGGAGGTTTGCTTGCTCTCAAGGCTGCACAGAGATTGGTAGAATCAAAAGATTCCATCAAAGTTAAAGGAGTGATTTTGCTTAATGTAAGCTTAACGAGGGAAGTAGTTCCAGCTTTTGCAAGAATACTTTTGCATACATCACTTGGAAAGAAACACCTTGTTCGCCCGCTTTTACGCACTGAAATAGCTCAGGTGGTGAATCGTCGAGCTTGGTATGACCCATCCAAGATGACAACAGACGTCTTAAGGCTATACAAGGCTCCACTTCATGTGGAAGGTTGGGATGAGGCACTTCACGAGATAGGCAGACTCTCATCCGAGATGGTGCTTCCAACTCAAAATGCATTGTCACTTCTCAAGGCAGTGGAAAATTTACCAGTATTAGTCGTTGCTGGAGCAGAAGATGCACTTAAGCCCTCCCAAGTCATGGCTTCAAAACTCGTAAACTCC AGGCTAGTAGCAATCTCAGGATGCGGCCATCTACCACATGAGGAGTGTCCCAAGGCGCTTCTTGCAGCCATGTCCCCATTCATTAGTAGACTTGTACCTAGTGGAGTGAGTGACTGA